Proteins from a single region of Ischnura elegans chromosome 2, ioIscEleg1.1, whole genome shotgun sequence:
- the LOC124174203 gene encoding wiskott-Aldrich syndrome protein homolog has product MMTTDGGPGGGGSGGGGSRWESPAESGVPRRGDAASPAGNSSPAAPATAPSPPFPKQKISFSVDSLLSGGCGVKRPAPTYPQLHHHHLPMPLRPPPPPPPPPTAPSSPSRRPSPPVAEEAESRLRAMPDEEEEEVEVTARSEDEEDEDEEDEEEEA; this is encoded by the coding sequence ATGATGACGACGGACGGCGGACCCGGTGGCGGCGGGAGCGGCGGCGGGGGAAGCCGGTGGGAGTCGCCGGCCGAGTCGGGAGTGCCGAGACGGGGAGACGCGGCCTCGCCGGCCGGCAACTCTTCTCCCGCGGCGCCCGCGACCGCTCCGTCCCCGCCCTTCCCCAAGCAGAAGATCTCGTTCAGCGTGGACTCCCTGCTCAGCGGCGGGTGCGGCGTCAAGAGGCCCGCGCCCACCTACCCCCagctccaccaccaccacctgccGATGCCCCTGAGGCCACcaccgcccccgccgccgcccCCGACGGCGCCGTCCTCGCCGTCGCGGAGGCCGTCGCCTCCCGTGGCGGAGGAGGCCGAGTCGCGGCTGAGGGCGATGCccgatgaggaggaggaagaggttgAGGTGACGGCGAGGTCCGAGGACGAGGAGGACGAAGAtgaggaggacgaggaggaggaggcg